A single genomic interval of Streptomyces sp. BA2 harbors:
- a CDS encoding glycosyl hydrolase family 18 protein: MDHARGRTRRKAGPVIGLTTALALALTGLLTGGADNADADARAVPKHAVTGYWQNFDNGATVQKLSDVQDEYDIIAVSFADATSTPGELAFSLDSAGLGGYTVDQFKADIKAKQAAGKSVILSVGGEKGAVTVNDGASATAFADSAYKLMQEYGFDGVDIDLENGLNSTYMSQALKSLSGKAGSGFVLTMAPQTIDMQSTSNEYFKTALAVKDILTVVNMQYYNSGSMLGCDGKVYSQGSVDFLTALACIQLEGGLDPSQVGIGVPASAKAAGGGYVSPSVVNQALDCLAKGTSCGSFKPSKTYPDIRGAMTWSTNWDAADGSSWSKAVGPHVHGLP, from the coding sequence GTGGACCACGCACGCGGCAGGACACGCAGGAAGGCAGGGCCCGTCATCGGTCTGACAACGGCACTCGCCCTCGCGCTCACCGGCCTGCTCACCGGCGGCGCCGACAACGCCGACGCCGACGCCCGCGCCGTACCGAAGCACGCGGTGACCGGCTACTGGCAGAACTTCGACAACGGCGCCACGGTCCAGAAGCTGAGCGACGTACAGGACGAATACGACATCATCGCGGTCTCGTTCGCGGACGCGACCTCCACGCCGGGCGAGCTGGCCTTCAGCCTCGACTCGGCCGGGCTCGGCGGGTACACCGTCGACCAGTTCAAGGCCGACATCAAGGCCAAGCAGGCGGCCGGGAAGTCCGTGATCCTCTCGGTCGGCGGCGAGAAGGGAGCCGTGACCGTCAACGACGGCGCATCGGCGACCGCCTTCGCCGACTCCGCGTACAAGCTCATGCAGGAGTACGGCTTCGACGGCGTCGACATCGACCTGGAGAACGGGCTCAACTCGACGTACATGTCGCAGGCCCTGAAGTCCCTTTCCGGGAAGGCCGGTTCCGGGTTCGTCCTGACCATGGCGCCGCAGACGATCGACATGCAGTCGACGTCGAACGAGTACTTCAAGACGGCGCTCGCGGTGAAGGACATCCTCACGGTCGTCAACATGCAGTACTACAACAGCGGTTCGATGCTGGGCTGTGACGGCAAGGTCTACAGCCAGGGCTCGGTCGACTTCCTCACCGCTCTCGCCTGCATCCAGCTGGAGGGCGGCCTCGACCCGTCCCAGGTCGGCATAGGCGTCCCGGCCTCGGCGAAAGCGGCCGGGGGCGGCTACGTCTCGCCGTCCGTCGTCAACCAGGCCCTGGACTGCCTGGCGAAGGGCACCAGCTGCGGTTCCTTCAAGCCGTCCAAGACGTACCCCGACATCCGGGGCGCGATGACCTGGTCGACCAACTGGGACGCCGCCGACGGCAGTTCCTGGTCCAAGGCGGTGGGGCCGCACGTCCACGGCCTGCCGTAA
- the cpaB gene encoding Flp pilus assembly protein CpaB, with protein sequence MNSRQRRGVILLVLSVLAAFGAFAGVLSVIRDVNSKVGPEVAAYKLKGDIAPYKELSADQFEKVEMPERWLSENAVTDLRQVRGKIAVTELRKGSLLQTDMIVDRPELDPGQQEIAIMIDAATGVAGKITPGATVNIYATFKGETDNAKDQSKVIVESAKVIDVGKLTALDPDQDDRGSSRRTATEAVPITFALDTADAQRVAYAESFATHVRLALVGQGEESAIPRGDRTYTLDEDK encoded by the coding sequence ATGAACTCACGCCAGCGCCGCGGCGTCATCCTGCTGGTCCTTTCGGTCCTGGCCGCGTTCGGCGCGTTCGCGGGCGTCCTCTCGGTGATCCGGGACGTGAACTCGAAGGTGGGGCCGGAGGTGGCCGCGTACAAGCTGAAGGGGGACATCGCCCCCTACAAGGAGCTGAGCGCGGACCAGTTCGAGAAGGTCGAGATGCCGGAGCGGTGGCTCTCGGAGAACGCGGTCACCGATCTGCGCCAGGTCCGCGGCAAGATCGCGGTGACCGAGCTGCGCAAGGGCTCGCTGCTCCAGACGGACATGATCGTCGACCGTCCCGAACTCGATCCCGGTCAGCAGGAGATCGCCATCATGATCGACGCGGCGACGGGCGTCGCGGGCAAGATCACGCCGGGGGCGACGGTCAACATCTACGCCACGTTCAAGGGCGAGACCGACAACGCCAAGGATCAGTCGAAGGTGATCGTCGAGTCCGCGAAGGTGATCGACGTAGGCAAGCTGACCGCACTGGACCCGGACCAGGACGACCGCGGCAGCAGCCGTCGTACGGCGACGGAAGCGGTGCCGATCACGTTCGCCCTGGACACGGCGGACGCGCAGCGCGTCGCGTACGCGGAGTCGTTCGCCACGCATGTACGGCTCGCCCTGGTCGGCCAGGGCGAGGAGAGCGCGATTCCGCGGGGCGATCGGACGTACACACTCGACGAGGACAAGTAG